A single region of the Hymenobacter siberiensis genome encodes:
- a CDS encoding DUF4136 domain-containing protein, with amino-acid sequence MKTSHPFLLLTFFAALAAGCAQHSGSDVVVGSDQRGGTNSNAGAGLFTSTANSGPDFSKYKTYSWASQVTNPKNSTYFLNDLLFKSMVRDAVEHEMAAKGYTYQPTGADLVVNFRSFDVPVEIMSNDNLGTGYWASEEPYAYDSKQKVKLDKGSILVQMIDRVKGVAVWQGYASGLTDGNVFDKRKDKVYVAVGQIFKEYNHRGDKL; translated from the coding sequence ATGAAAACTTCTCATCCTTTTTTGCTCCTCACTTTCTTTGCCGCCCTTGCCGCGGGCTGCGCCCAGCATTCGGGGTCGGATGTCGTGGTCGGTAGCGACCAGCGTGGCGGCACCAATTCGAACGCAGGAGCCGGCCTATTCACCAGTACTGCCAACAGCGGCCCCGACTTCAGCAAGTACAAAACGTACTCCTGGGCCTCGCAGGTTACCAACCCGAAAAACAGCACGTATTTCCTTAATGACTTGCTTTTTAAGAGCATGGTGCGCGATGCCGTGGAACACGAAATGGCGGCCAAAGGCTATACCTACCAGCCGACCGGTGCCGACCTGGTGGTCAATTTCCGGTCCTTCGACGTGCCAGTCGAGATTATGAGCAACGATAACCTGGGCACCGGGTACTGGGCTTCCGAAGAGCCGTACGCCTACGATAGCAAGCAGAAAGTGAAGCTCGACAAAGGCAGTATTCTGGTACAAATGATTGACCGGGTAAAAGGCGTAGCAGTGTGGCAGGGCTATGCGTCGGGCCTCACCGACGGCAATGTTTTTGATAAACGCAAGGACAAAGTATATGTGGCCGTCGGCCAGATTTTCAAGGAATACAACCACCGCGGAGATAAGCTATAA
- a CDS encoding PAS domain-containing protein produces MSQKTTPAAPSDTPAETTGQPQQLAALLRDSPTGLASLAGPAHQVTVTNELFRQLFDKRPLAGLRLSEALPELADQSFFALLDEAYRTGTTCFGHEAVAFQSATQPAPGGPVYFTFIAQAVRDAAGAVSGLLLFAYNVSTHMRARQPAGSAPPASTAQQLAMANEQLAVANEELDVTNEELHVSNEELQVSNHQLLTANEALRTQADELRQSQQAVELLNNELTLTNAGLVDTIIDSLQATEAARAEAEAQRQRLHRLVAEAPAMIAVLTGPDHVVELANDDYRAMVGHRELVGRPFRQALPELEGQPFFDQLDEVYRTGETYTDTDVPVTLDRTHSGQLEHLFATYILQATRDGAGQITGILIFAYEVTELVRARQEREDIARQRQLVTDALPALISYVDQDRRYQFTNQAYEGWFQQSPAQLRGQRVRDVVGEPSYAAAAPYMARALAGERVDFEARMPYRNDLIKHIRTSFVPDVQQEQVVGFYCLITDITEQVTARAEVERQQRQQHELFMAAPGPIAILAGPDLVFELVNPAYQQVFPGRELFGKSLLDVLPELANTEIPGLCHQVYATGETYVAEELPLQLARHTDGPLEEAYWTFTYQARRNAQDVIDGVVVFAYDVSSQVRARQQVQTLNQQLTTHNTDLDDTNQQLVRTNVDLDSFVYTASHDLQGPLNNLDGLLQALRQELPGTERSVPVAHLLELLHDSVERFQHTLTHLSAIARTQAEAGPQAPLVPLADVVRDVLLDLALPIAEAGAQVSVDIADCPAVRLAEKHLRSVVYNLLSNAVKYRHPDRVPQVRVQCRTEEHRWALEVQDNGLGLALPPGRPVFGLFQRFHTHVDGSGVGLYMAQKLVENEGGALEVVSQVGEGSTFTVYLPR; encoded by the coding sequence ATGTCTCAGAAAACAACCCCCGCCGCCCCCTCAGATACTCCGGCGGAAACGACGGGGCAGCCCCAGCAGCTCGCCGCTTTGCTGCGGGATTCGCCCACCGGCCTGGCGAGTCTGGCCGGGCCCGCCCACCAGGTCACGGTGACCAATGAGCTGTTTCGGCAGCTGTTTGATAAGCGGCCGCTGGCTGGCCTGCGCTTGAGCGAGGCGCTGCCCGAGCTGGCCGACCAGTCTTTTTTCGCGCTGCTCGACGAGGCGTACCGCACCGGCACCACCTGCTTTGGTCACGAGGCCGTGGCCTTCCAAAGCGCCACCCAGCCGGCCCCCGGCGGGCCAGTTTACTTCACCTTTATCGCCCAAGCCGTGCGCGACGCGGCGGGCGCGGTCAGTGGCCTGCTGCTGTTCGCCTATAACGTGAGTACCCACATGCGCGCCCGGCAGCCAGCCGGCAGCGCCCCGCCGGCCAGCACGGCCCAGCAGCTGGCCATGGCCAACGAACAGCTCGCCGTGGCCAATGAAGAGCTGGACGTGACCAACGAGGAACTGCACGTCAGCAACGAGGAGCTTCAGGTATCGAACCACCAGCTGCTGACTGCCAACGAGGCGCTGCGTACTCAGGCCGACGAGCTGCGCCAGTCCCAGCAGGCCGTGGAGCTGCTCAACAACGAGCTGACCCTTACCAATGCCGGGCTGGTAGATACCATCATCGATAGCCTGCAGGCCACCGAGGCGGCCCGCGCCGAGGCCGAGGCCCAGCGCCAGCGCCTGCACCGGCTCGTGGCCGAGGCCCCGGCCATGATTGCCGTGCTCACCGGCCCCGACCACGTGGTGGAGCTGGCCAACGACGACTATCGGGCCATGGTAGGCCATCGCGAGCTGGTGGGCCGACCCTTTCGCCAGGCCCTGCCGGAGCTGGAAGGGCAACCCTTTTTCGACCAGCTGGACGAGGTGTACCGCACCGGGGAAACCTACACCGACACCGACGTGCCGGTAACGCTGGACCGCACGCATTCCGGCCAGCTGGAACACCTGTTTGCCACCTACATCTTACAGGCTACCCGCGACGGAGCGGGCCAGATTACGGGTATCTTGATTTTCGCTTACGAAGTAACGGAACTGGTTCGCGCCCGGCAGGAGCGGGAAGATATTGCCCGGCAGCGGCAGCTCGTGACCGATGCGCTGCCGGCGCTCATCTCCTACGTGGACCAGGACCGGCGCTACCAGTTCACCAACCAGGCCTACGAAGGGTGGTTCCAGCAGTCGCCGGCCCAGCTGCGGGGCCAGCGCGTGCGCGACGTGGTGGGCGAGCCGTCCTACGCGGCGGCGGCCCCCTACATGGCGCGGGCCCTGGCCGGCGAGCGGGTAGACTTTGAAGCGCGGATGCCCTACCGCAACGACTTAATCAAGCACATCCGCACCAGCTTCGTGCCCGATGTGCAGCAGGAGCAGGTGGTGGGCTTTTACTGCCTCATCACCGACATCACGGAGCAGGTAACGGCCCGCGCCGAAGTGGAGCGCCAGCAGCGGCAGCAGCACGAGCTGTTCATGGCCGCGCCGGGGCCCATTGCCATCCTGGCCGGGCCGGACCTGGTTTTCGAGCTGGTGAACCCGGCGTACCAGCAGGTTTTTCCCGGCCGGGAGTTATTCGGCAAATCCCTGCTCGACGTCTTGCCGGAGCTGGCCAACACCGAGATTCCTGGCCTGTGCCACCAGGTGTACGCCACGGGCGAAACCTACGTGGCCGAGGAACTGCCCCTGCAACTGGCCCGCCACACCGATGGCCCGCTGGAGGAAGCCTACTGGACCTTCACCTACCAGGCCCGCCGCAACGCGCAGGATGTAATAGATGGTGTGGTCGTCTTCGCCTACGACGTGAGCAGCCAGGTGCGCGCCCGCCAGCAAGTGCAGACCCTTAACCAGCAACTGACCACCCACAACACCGACCTGGACGACACCAACCAGCAGCTGGTGCGTACCAACGTGGACCTGGATTCCTTCGTCTACACCGCTTCCCACGACCTGCAAGGCCCACTCAATAACCTCGACGGCCTGCTCCAGGCGCTCCGCCAAGAGTTGCCCGGCACCGAGCGCTCGGTGCCGGTGGCCCACCTCCTGGAGCTGCTGCACGATTCCGTCGAACGCTTTCAGCACACGCTGACGCACCTGAGCGCCATTGCCCGCACGCAGGCCGAGGCCGGCCCCCAGGCCCCGCTCGTGCCGCTGGCCGACGTGGTGCGCGACGTGCTGCTGGACCTGGCCCTGCCCATCGCCGAGGCCGGCGCGCAAGTCAGCGTAGACATAGCGGACTGCCCCGCCGTTCGGCTGGCGGAAAAACACCTGCGCTCGGTGGTGTACAACCTGCTCAGCAACGCCGTGAAATACCGCCACCCCGACCGCGTGCCCCAGGTGCGGGTGCAGTGCCGCACGGAGGAGCACCGCTGGGCGCTGGAAGTGCAGGACAACGGCCTGGGTCTGGCCTTGCCGCCCGGCCGCCCCGTCTTCGGCCTGTTCCAGCGCTTCCACACCCACGTCGACGGCTCGGGCGTGGGCCTCTACATGGCGCAAAAACTGGTAGAGAACGAAGGAGGAGCGTTGGAAGTGGTCAGCCAGGTTGGGGAGGGTTCTACCTTCACCGTCTACCTGCCGCGCTAG
- a CDS encoding sterol desaturase family protein, with the protein MLLLIEFQDPKVYLVPLGIALILLEAVLSARHDEHLYEWRDSAASAGMGLVATLLGIATKAGTLVVFYVVFTALSPVRQRWLGYDALSAASAVVWVLVILGDDLSFYWHHRLSHTVRVLWAAHVVHHSSQHFNLGTAFRNGWVIFFYKPVFWLWLPALGFPPVMVVLAMSISSLYQFFLHSQKIPHLGWAEKVFNTPQLHQVHHSCNHAFLDKNHGGILIIWDRLFGTYLDSRHPEVRQFGVLSPPASFHPWTIFAHEFQHLGHDVRQAASWSDKLKYVFYPPGWAPNNSGQTARQLQQQLAAPETLAPAPERAKNAPAVCPNHPSPRLFFLSPMHTLTTLSQTLARLKKEGYTEDFNLHGAYLAGQRSAILLAPEEFVVDQHFRFEGPTDPADEAVLYAISSARFNLKGTLVNGYGVSSDEAADQILRTIREQTT; encoded by the coding sequence ATGCTACTCTTAATAGAATTCCAGGACCCGAAAGTTTACTTGGTGCCGCTGGGCATAGCGCTGATTCTGCTGGAAGCGGTGTTGAGCGCCCGGCACGACGAGCACCTTTACGAGTGGCGCGACTCGGCCGCCAGTGCTGGCATGGGGCTGGTGGCCACGCTGCTGGGCATTGCCACCAAGGCCGGGACGCTGGTTGTGTTCTACGTCGTGTTCACGGCGCTAAGCCCCGTGCGGCAGCGCTGGCTGGGCTACGACGCGCTGAGCGCGGCCTCGGCCGTGGTCTGGGTGCTGGTTATCCTCGGCGACGATTTGAGCTTCTACTGGCACCACCGGCTCAGCCACACGGTGCGGGTGCTGTGGGCGGCGCACGTGGTGCATCACTCGTCGCAGCACTTCAACCTGGGCACGGCGTTTCGCAACGGCTGGGTGATTTTCTTCTACAAGCCCGTTTTCTGGCTGTGGCTGCCGGCGCTGGGCTTCCCGCCGGTGATGGTGGTGCTGGCCATGTCGATTAGCTCGCTCTACCAGTTCTTCCTGCACTCGCAGAAAATCCCGCATCTGGGATGGGCAGAGAAGGTGTTCAATACCCCGCAGCTGCACCAGGTGCACCACTCCTGCAACCACGCTTTTCTGGATAAAAACCACGGCGGCATCCTCATCATCTGGGACCGGCTCTTTGGCACCTACCTCGACAGCCGCCATCCCGAGGTGCGGCAGTTTGGGGTGCTCTCACCACCCGCCTCGTTCCATCCCTGGACGATTTTTGCCCACGAGTTTCAGCACCTCGGGCACGACGTGCGGCAGGCCGCTTCGTGGTCCGACAAGCTGAAATACGTGTTTTACCCGCCCGGCTGGGCCCCCAACAACTCGGGCCAGACAGCCCGGCAGCTGCAACAGCAACTAGCGGCCCCTGAAACCCTGGCGCCGGCCCCCGAACGGGCTAAAAATGCCCCCGCAGTATGCCCCAATCACCCATCACCTCGTCTTTTTTTCCTGTCCCCGATGCACACGCTAACGACGCTTTCCCAAACACTGGCCCGACTCAAAAAGGAGGGCTACACCGAGGACTTCAACCTGCACGGAGCCTACCTGGCTGGGCAGCGCTCGGCTATTTTGCTGGCCCCCGAGGAGTTTGTGGTGGACCAGCACTTCCGCTTCGAAGGCCCTACCGACCCGGCCGATGAAGCCGTGCTATACGCCATTTCCTCCGCCCGCTTCAATCTCAAAGGCACGCTGGTGAACGGCTACGGCGTGTCCAGCGACGAGGCCGCCGACCAGATTCTGCGCACCATCCGGGAGCAGACGACTTAA
- a CDS encoding BON domain-containing protein: MQARNQPLLNALHLLGAYRAPGSELRGDNFAPRPDEAIVHKVRETLLGNPRGHGSEMLVQAHRGIVTLMGTVSSRRAHQEAEHGACQVAGVHTVHNLLKIRPAYMAPDSGIHQSTLVAGAHARNTCLRVPAPVEPAAYEPQATATLKFSVDARR, encoded by the coding sequence ATGCAAGCCCGTAACCAACCCCTGCTCAATGCCCTCCATTTGCTCGGAGCCTACCGGGCACCGGGCAGTGAGCTGCGGGGCGATAATTTCGCCCCTCGCCCCGACGAGGCCATCGTCCATAAGGTGCGGGAGACCTTGCTTGGCAACCCGCGCGGGCACGGCTCCGAAATGCTGGTGCAGGCCCACCGGGGTATCGTGACGCTCATGGGCACGGTGAGCAGCCGGCGTGCCCACCAGGAAGCTGAGCACGGTGCCTGCCAGGTGGCCGGCGTGCACACCGTTCATAACCTGCTGAAAATAAGGCCTGCCTATATGGCGCCCGACTCTGGCATTCACCAGTCCACGCTAGTTGCCGGGGCCCATGCCAGAAACACCTGCCTGCGCGTGCCAGCCCCGGTGGAACCGGCTGCCTACGAGCCGCAAGCCACTGCAACCCTGAAGTTCAGCGTCGATGCGCGCCGCTAG
- a CDS encoding chemotaxis protein CheB → MATSSPPKTRRPRRDIIVIGASAGGVTALLALAKTLPADFPAPIFVVLHVAPDSLSIMPQLLNSVSALHAKHPQNGEVVQPGTIYLAPPNHHLLLEDDRVLVTRGPKENRFRPSIDALFRSAAYTYGPRVLGVVLTGYLDDGTSGLWSVQRMGGLAIVQDPHDAEQPAMPTNALEFVEVDYLVPLAELGPLLVRLTLEPAKTRLPAAQLDLLKIELTIAKQGGGFEMGIIDKGELTPFTCPDCHGALTQLIEGKLIRYRCHTGHAYTVSALLSEVSASVESLLYQSLRGLEETQLLLQNLGGHFQAEKQAAVAELFIQKAAETGERAKPVHASILQHEALSGDFQYYQKKLA, encoded by the coding sequence ATGGCGACCTCATCACCCCCCAAAACCCGCCGGCCCCGCCGCGATATTATCGTCATCGGCGCGTCGGCCGGGGGCGTGACCGCGCTGCTGGCGCTGGCCAAAACGCTACCGGCCGATTTTCCCGCCCCCATTTTCGTGGTGCTGCACGTAGCCCCCGATTCGCTCAGCATCATGCCGCAGCTGCTCAACTCGGTGTCGGCGCTGCACGCCAAGCACCCGCAAAACGGGGAAGTGGTACAGCCGGGCACCATCTACTTGGCCCCGCCCAACCACCACCTGCTGCTGGAGGATGACCGGGTGCTGGTGACGCGGGGGCCCAAGGAAAATCGCTTCCGACCCTCCATCGACGCGCTGTTTCGCTCGGCGGCCTACACCTACGGTCCCCGCGTGCTGGGCGTGGTGCTCACCGGATATCTGGATGACGGTACCTCCGGTCTGTGGTCGGTGCAGCGCATGGGCGGGCTGGCCATCGTGCAAGACCCGCACGACGCCGAGCAGCCCGCCATGCCCACCAATGCCCTCGAATTTGTGGAGGTCGACTACCTCGTGCCCCTGGCCGAGCTCGGGCCCCTGCTGGTGCGCCTGACCCTGGAGCCCGCCAAGACGCGCCTGCCCGCCGCGCAGCTCGACCTGCTCAAAATCGAATTGACCATCGCCAAGCAGGGCGGCGGCTTCGAGATGGGCATTATCGACAAGGGTGAGCTCACGCCCTTCACCTGCCCCGACTGCCACGGCGCGCTTACGCAGTTAATTGAAGGCAAGCTGATTCGCTACCGCTGCCACACGGGCCACGCCTACACCGTGAGCGCGCTGCTGAGCGAAGTCAGCGCCTCGGTGGAAAGCCTGCTCTACCAGTCCCTGCGCGGCCTGGAAGAAACCCAGCTGCTGCTCCAAAACCTGGGCGGGCATTTTCAGGCAGAAAAACAGGCGGCAGTGGCCGAGTTATTCATCCAAAAAGCGGCCGAAACCGGCGAGCGGGCCAAACCAGTGCATGCCTCTATCCTGCAACACGAGGCCCTGAGCGGCGACTTCCAATATTACCAAAAAAAACTGGCGTAA
- a CDS encoding DUF2382 domain-containing protein — protein MKNQTVIGIFNTATEAKHAVQELKSAGFELDFLDVSQASSSDAGSNNSSTNGTTAKAAGDAAGRTSDNVGGFFSSLFGSDSDEAHTYAEVTRSGHSLVTAQVDTAEQARKAADILDNAGAIDVDSKATEYGVKNSYTAGRDGSKRDQADGMTAKVIKEKLNVSKRTEQTGGVRLRSRIVEKPVEASVRLREEHVTVQRTPVNRPATDADFKTFKEGDVTMTESAERAVVAKQAHVVEEVSLGKRVTEREETVRETVRNTEVDVEQIPRKMASGNANQPGSPKNT, from the coding sequence ATGAAAAACCAAACCGTAATTGGCATCTTCAATACTGCTACCGAAGCCAAACACGCTGTGCAGGAACTTAAAAGCGCCGGCTTCGAGCTGGATTTCTTGGACGTTTCGCAGGCCTCGTCGAGCGACGCAGGCAGCAACAACTCCTCCACCAACGGCACTACCGCCAAAGCTGCCGGCGACGCAGCCGGCCGCACCAGTGATAATGTCGGCGGCTTCTTTAGCTCGCTTTTCGGCAGCGATAGCGACGAAGCCCATACCTACGCCGAGGTGACCCGCAGCGGCCACTCGCTGGTAACGGCACAAGTCGACACGGCCGAGCAGGCCCGCAAAGCCGCTGATATTCTGGATAATGCCGGCGCAATTGACGTGGATAGCAAAGCTACCGAGTACGGCGTAAAGAACAGCTACACCGCCGGCCGCGACGGCAGCAAGCGCGACCAGGCCGACGGCATGACAGCCAAGGTCATCAAAGAAAAGCTGAACGTGAGCAAGCGCACCGAGCAAACCGGTGGCGTGCGCCTGCGCTCGCGCATCGTGGAAAAGCCCGTGGAAGCCAGCGTGCGCCTGCGCGAAGAGCACGTGACGGTGCAGCGTACCCCCGTAAACCGCCCTGCCACGGATGCTGATTTCAAGACCTTTAAGGAAGGTGACGTGACCATGACCGAAAGCGCCGAGCGCGCCGTGGTAGCCAAACAAGCCCACGTGGTGGAAGAAGTGTCGCTGGGCAAGCGGGTAACCGAGCGGGAGGAAACCGTCCGCGAAACGGTGCGCAACACCGAGGTGGACGTGGAGCAGATTCCGAGAAAGATGGCCAGCGGCAACGCTAACCAGCCGGGCAGTCCCAAAAATACCTAA
- a CDS encoding YsnF/AvaK domain-containing protein: protein MQTPDLPPDDGLPVRIPVVAETLRVDKQVVETGRVVLHKTVHVETQTADVPLREEQVQVQRVAVGRYVDEAPAVRYEGGTMIVPVLREELVVTKRLLLVEEVHVRTQTLTIHAPQAVELRREELHYERLATPPAGAAPPAAGQPPVLPGPG, encoded by the coding sequence ATGCAAACCCCTGATTTGCCACCCGATGATGGACTGCCGGTGCGCATTCCCGTGGTAGCCGAAACGCTGCGCGTGGACAAGCAGGTGGTGGAAACCGGCCGCGTGGTACTGCACAAAACCGTGCACGTCGAAACCCAGACCGCCGACGTGCCCCTGCGCGAAGAGCAGGTGCAGGTGCAGCGCGTGGCCGTGGGCCGCTACGTAGACGAGGCCCCCGCCGTACGCTACGAGGGCGGTACCATGATTGTGCCCGTACTCCGCGAGGAGCTGGTGGTGACCAAGCGCCTGCTGCTGGTGGAGGAAGTGCACGTCCGCACCCAGACGCTCACCATCCACGCCCCACAGGCCGTGGAGCTGCGCCGCGAGGAGCTGCATTACGAGCGCCTTGCCACGCCGCCAGCCGGGGCCGCGCCGCCAGCAGCCGGGCAACCCCCGGTATTGCCCGGCCCCGGCTAG
- a CDS encoding trypsin-like peptidase domain-containing protein, which translates to MKMTKSATLLLGSMLGLVQLLGVSCSSKKSPAAEVAASAAPEPLQKATAPTGRGPSTMGDFVVAARVASPAVVHIKTSYPPSSGYDNIYGRPSGARGGGQVARASGSGILIAANGYIATNNHVVENAATIQVILPDKRQFAARLVGRDPNTDLALLKIEATDLPTLQFGNSDSVQVGQWVVAVGYPFSLNTTVTAGIVSAKARSIGIINRPSRSDDGQGKAAGNTGVESFIQTDAAINPGNSGGALVNTQGELVGINSAIASQTGSYAGYAFAIPVNLAKKILGDLQQYGAVRRGVLGVAFPAPAAEEQYLSQQGLQPGAVNGVYITGVLPGSAAAGAGLRAGDVIQRIDGVTLNSSAEFSERIARHQPGDVVQLTYLRNRAPATVSATLKGEPAAATAPAPASNPAALATIRQKLGASFAPLSDALRQRLQLRAGVVVTDVRAGGFFAQLGIPRGTVIAFINGQPISTPQDIDAALLAAQRGLIQLLAIAPDGSRVVFDFSLGT; encoded by the coding sequence ATGAAAATGACAAAATCGGCCACTTTGCTGCTGGGCAGTATGCTGGGTTTGGTGCAGCTCCTGGGCGTCAGCTGCTCCAGTAAGAAAAGCCCGGCTGCGGAGGTTGCGGCCTCTGCCGCCCCCGAACCCTTGCAGAAAGCCACTGCCCCGACGGGCAGGGGGCCGAGCACCATGGGCGACTTTGTCGTGGCTGCCCGCGTGGCCAGTCCCGCCGTCGTGCACATCAAAACCAGCTACCCGCCTTCAAGTGGGTACGATAATATCTACGGCCGACCCAGCGGTGCTCGCGGCGGCGGCCAGGTGGCGCGGGCCTCCGGCTCGGGCATTCTGATTGCGGCCAACGGCTACATCGCCACCAACAACCACGTGGTGGAAAACGCGGCCACCATTCAGGTCATCCTGCCCGATAAGCGCCAGTTTGCCGCCAGGCTGGTGGGCCGCGACCCCAATACCGACCTGGCCCTGCTGAAAATCGAGGCCACCGACCTGCCCACGCTGCAATTTGGTAATTCCGACAGCGTGCAGGTGGGCCAGTGGGTAGTGGCCGTGGGCTACCCGTTTTCGCTGAATACCACCGTCACAGCCGGTATTGTCAGTGCCAAAGCCCGCAGTATTGGCATCATCAACCGGCCCAGCCGCAGCGATGATGGGCAAGGCAAGGCCGCTGGCAACACCGGGGTAGAGTCCTTCATCCAGACCGACGCGGCCATCAACCCCGGCAACAGCGGCGGCGCGCTTGTCAATACCCAAGGCGAGCTGGTGGGCATCAACTCGGCCATTGCCTCGCAAACCGGCAGCTACGCGGGCTACGCGTTTGCCATTCCGGTGAACCTGGCCAAGAAGATTTTGGGCGATTTGCAGCAGTACGGCGCGGTGCGGCGGGGGGTGCTCGGGGTGGCGTTTCCGGCCCCGGCCGCCGAAGAGCAGTACCTGAGCCAGCAGGGCTTGCAGCCGGGCGCGGTGAACGGGGTGTACATCACGGGGGTGCTGCCGGGCAGTGCCGCCGCCGGGGCCGGCCTGCGCGCTGGCGATGTTATTCAGCGTATTGACGGGGTGACGCTTAACTCATCGGCGGAGTTCTCGGAGCGCATTGCCCGGCACCAGCCGGGCGATGTGGTGCAGCTCACCTACCTGCGCAACCGCGCCCCCGCCACCGTGTCGGCCACGCTGAAAGGTGAACCGGCGGCAGCAACGGCCCCGGCCCCGGCCAGCAACCCGGCCGCGCTGGCCACCATTCGGCAGAAGCTGGGGGCCAGCTTTGCGCCGCTGTCCGACGCGCTCCGGCAGCGGCTCCAGCTCCGGGCGGGGGTGGTGGTGACCGATGTGCGCGCGGGCGGCTTCTTTGCGCAGCTGGGCATTCCCCGCGGCACGGTTATCGCCTTTATTAATGGTCAGCCCATCAGCACGCCCCAGGATATCGACGCGGCGCTGCTGGCCGCCCAGCGGGGCCTGATTCAGCTGCTGGCCATTGCCCCCGATGGCTCCCGCGTGGTCTTCGACTTTTCGCTGGGTACGTAG